The DNA region GCATCTTTCACTTTATTTCATTTGTTACTACACCCCATCGTTTCATCCACACTCTCCTGGTGAGAGCAGCCGTTATTGTCTATTACATTCTTCCCTAACACTTTATCAATCGCTCTTCCCCATCATTACCACCAATCTTCGACTACCTAAACAGCAAAATGGCCCCCAAGAGGAATAACAACAAGGCCCCCAAGGCCCCCAAGGCCCCCAAGGCTCCAAAAAACCACAAAACCACCTCCAAAGTCAAGAAGGTGCAGGCACCTATCACTACCCGTGTGACACGCTCTAGGGCCCGTGAGtctggggaggagttggtgtCTCTTGACATGTATGCATCGACTCGAACCCGAAGAAAGACAACTAAAACCACCGTCACTAACCCAACGGTCACTAACCCAACGGTCACTAACCCAACGGTCACTAACCCAACGGTCATTAACACCACGGTTAATAACCCTACGGTTGACACCCCTACGGTTAACAGCACCGCGGTTACCACTGAGATCAAGGTAACACCGTCAAAGGCGCCAGGCACAGATGAGATCAAATTGAATCCACCCACCAAGAGAAAGGCGTCCACCGAAACACCTCGTGACTTGGAATCATCTCCTAGGAAATTGGCGAGGAATGGCCGCGCACCAGAGGCGCCTTCTAGTCCTGAGAAAATGCCCACCGAGAAACAGGTGGGTCAACCTCCGGTTACTCAGAAAGAGCCCCCAGTTTCCCAGCCAGTGCCCCCTGTTACTCAAAAAGTGTCCCCGGTTCCTCAGACACCACCCCCGGTTACTCAGACAGAGGTGCCGGCTACTCAGACAGAGAAAGGAACCCAGGCAGACCCGAACTCTTCTACCAGCAGCAGTGGCATTGGTTCTGTCAGCATTGGCAGCTCCAACTTTGCAAGCCCCGCGGGAAGCGAGAAAAATGACAGCACCGGTGGCATCAGTTCTCTCAACGGTGGCTTTAACTCTGAGAAGAACCCCAGCTCTCCTGGTTCTCCCGACAAGCCTCCTAGTGATTCTGGGTCCGACTCTAACCCTCGAAATCTTGACCGAGCCCCTTTCCCAGCTCATACTAATGGTTTCCTTACTGCTCTCGTTTCCCTGCTCGAGATTGCTGACAATGTTCGCAGCTTGAAGCAGACAATTGATGAAACGCCTGGGGTGTCTCCTAACTGGGCCGACTCCGAGCGGTACACCCGCTACTCCTCGTCCACTGAATCAAGCCTCTACAGGTTCTAGTAGGTCTTGTGattttcatcatcaccattcTCTACCAAGCAACGTGATGCAGAAAAGCAGTTAGCTAAAACAATAGATATTGGTTCTTCAATGCGCAATGAAGCGTCTTTTGACAAGTCCCCTCGCCCCACATCTCGCTCTGTGAAgaagtcgtcgtcgtcgtggtcTAAAAGCAAGTCCAACCTTCCTGTAACTTctgacaaccaccaccaccgtgaTGCCACACGCCCGATCAGAGCTTCGGTCGCTCGCGTCTACGAGACCGACTCTTCAGCAACACccacaccacacccaccaccattaAAACCCGGCGTCTTCAAAAGGGcctccccatcttcaacagAAATACATCCTTCCCATCGGGACCGGTACACCGGCAATAGGAGACAGTCGCCCTTGCCAGAGTTGACAACCCCCCGAGGAGGAAGttacctcttcttcctcctcatcggacagccaacccccctctgcaccccaactccaaccccaaacccaacccaaacccaaacccccttAACGTTAACTCACCCGCGAAACCCACTCCAGAATCCAACCGACGGCAATCCTCCGCCCAGACCGGAtcaaaaccccctccccgcatCACCGTAGAAAATCTCCCCCGGGAGCCCGTCATGTCAACGGTGGTTAACTCGCGCACCCCGCTCCCCATCTCGAAGCCAGAGCCTGTCAGGGAAAGGATCATCCACGTGAACCTTACCCCTAGGTTTCAGAGTTTAAAGTCACGGTGCAGTTCCTGATCAAGAATGAGGGCGGGCAGAGGAGAGCGAGGGCTGAATTGAGGTATCGGTTGAGACGGGTGCAGATTCATGCCCGGAGGgcggtgttggagagggcgaTTGATGAGATTTTggcgggggcggaggaggagcggagggttaggagggaggtggggggaaTAGCTCGGATGTTGAGATTGGGGAGAGAGGTGGGGAGATGGGTGACGAGACAGATTGAGAGGATAGTCAGGATGAGGGCGGCAGCCCAGAGATCGGGACAGGGGGTAACAAGGACGATAAGCCGGAGCCAACGCCGGTGCTGGATGCATTCGGGGTTCTAAGGCATAAGGACAGCAGCGACTCTGATGTTTCTATGAGCGATCTGCCGTCTCCCCGACGAATTGCAGTGTCGACTTTTCGGTCGACGGCGAGGTTACCATTTTGGACGCCTCGTACGAGGACCCGAGCGAGACTGGTGTTGCACAGCAGTCCGGACATCTCAGCAATCCTGAGACCCCGAAGCGTCCTGAGACCCCTAAGCTGCCCGAGAAATCGAGCGATATCCAGAACCTCAAGCACCCTGAGGCCTCTACACCTACTACTATTCCCAGCCGCCTTGAGAAACCCGTCGACCTTGAAAACTCGAAGCCCCCAGAGCCCACTGCGCTCCCTGACATTCATCCGCCCCCCGAGCCTACTACAACCCTCAAGCCTACCACACCCCCTCAGGGTTCCGGACTTCAACTTACCAGATGAGTTGGCAAATAAGCCCAACTTCGACGAATAGCTATCTCTTATTGGTCTCGACATCATTTACGACTAGGTTGAACCAGGCAAAGACACCAGGTACGCCACTGTAGCTTTGGCGAATCTTTGCTTACCTAAAGGATGGGGCATGAGGATAGTGTACTAGGATGACGTGTTTTAGACAGGGCAAGATAGCTACCATTTGATCAAAGAACACACATTGTCCCGAGAGGCCGTTCAACTTGCTGTGACAGCAAATAGGCCGAAGCCAGGCCCACTGCTTATTACACCATACTCTGACATGTATACCACACAAATAAGCCAGCAATGAACCACCAATATACTTTAACCCAAACACCATGCCCGCCTGCCATGTTTCATGAAACAAAAAAGAGAAAGCGGAGGGTATATCACAACACCAAAATACCACCGCAATCACTGCTTCCCCGTCTCCGTAATCCCATCAGCCTTTGTCTCAACAACCTTGTACACACCCGCATTACCCTCACCCGCCGCAGCCCGCTCATAAGCCTCATCACTCCTATCACACAACACCTCAATATCAGCATCACTGAGCACCTCCTTGTCCCCACTAAACTTGTACACCTGCCCATccttcagcagcagcgcctTGAGTGTTTCCTTGTCCAAGTCCTCTCTCATGTCAATCTTTTGCCCCATCGTCCTGAACCCACCCTTTTTGATCACCAGCTTCTCCAACCGTCTCTTTGCGTCTGCACTCCCCAATAGCTCGTCCTCTACCGTGTCCCTGGTAGCCAACCGGTACACAACCACCGGTCTTGTCTGACCAATCCTGTGAGCGCGATCTTGCGCTTGTAAATCCTGCTGCGGGTTCCAGTCACTATCAAACAAGATGACGGTGTCAGCCGAAGC from Podospora pseudopauciseta strain CBS 411.78 chromosome 6, whole genome shotgun sequence includes:
- a CDS encoding hypothetical protein (antiSMASH:Cluster_4), which codes for MAPKRNNNKAPKAPKAPKAPKNHKTTSKVKKVQAPITTRVTRSRARESGEELVSLDIPTVNSTAVTTEIKASTETPRDLESSPRKLARNGRAPEAPSSPEKMPTEKQTIDETPGVSPNWADSERYTRYSSSTESSLYRF
- a CDS encoding hypothetical protein (antiSMASH:Cluster_4), giving the protein MSDLPSPRRIAVSTFRSTARLPFWTPRTRTRARLVLHSSPDISAILRPRSVLRPLSCPRNRAISRTSSTLRPLHLLLFPAALRNPSTLKTRSPQSPLRSLTFIRPPSLLQPSSLPHPLRVPDFNLPDELANKPNFDE